A window from Pokkaliibacter sp. MBI-7 encodes these proteins:
- a CDS encoding GntR family transcriptional regulator — protein sequence MSEDIKMLTDIESLSGSLAQRVYQSLREAILSMVYPPGSVLKKNVICEQLGVSRSPVAEAIARLAAEGLVDVIPQSATRVSCFSMDEIREASFLREALECAAVERVAVQRSDEQLAKLTRNVRLQEMLVEDRDYAEFYKADEEFHGLIMEFTGFPGVSSVAATVSLQLKRVRMLLLPEEGRPAETIREHRAILDAIRDQDPAAAQTAMKAHLRMLIPRLLPLEKEHAEYFRSR from the coding sequence ATGAGTGAAGACATCAAGATGCTGACGGATATCGAAAGCCTCAGCGGCTCTCTGGCGCAGCGGGTATATCAGTCGCTGCGGGAGGCCATTCTGTCTATGGTCTATCCGCCTGGTTCGGTACTGAAAAAAAATGTCATCTGTGAGCAGCTGGGGGTGTCACGCTCGCCGGTGGCCGAAGCCATTGCCCGGCTGGCAGCAGAAGGGCTGGTGGACGTGATTCCGCAGTCGGCGACACGGGTGTCCTGCTTTTCCATGGATGAGATTCGCGAGGCCAGCTTTCTGCGTGAAGCGCTGGAGTGTGCGGCCGTGGAGAGGGTGGCGGTGCAGCGCAGTGACGAGCAGCTGGCCAAGCTGACCCGCAATGTGCGCCTGCAGGAAATGCTGGTGGAAGACCGTGACTACGCCGAATTCTATAAGGCCGATGAGGAGTTTCACGGCCTGATCATGGAGTTCACCGGCTTTCCCGGTGTGTCGTCAGTGGCGGCGACGGTGTCGCTGCAACTGAAGCGGGTGCGCATGCTGTTGTTACCGGAGGAGGGGCGCCCGGCGGAAACCATCAGGGAGCATCGCGCCATTCTTGATGCCATCCGTGATCAGGACCCGGCCGCCGCGCAGACGGCAATGAAAGCCCACCTGCGTATGCTCATTCCACGCCTGCTGCCGCTGGAGAAAGAGCACGCTGAGTATTTTCGTTCACGCTGA
- a CDS encoding MDR family MFS transporter, which yields MYESLMDDPLEALKARYGKGYRLRAMLTVMLGTLSALLASTMINVAIPQMMTTFDVPQTEAQWLVTGFLACMTASMLASAWFLREFGQRGSYVICIGLFALAAVLGGLSSNFWLLVLSRCLQGAMAGVIQPLGIITIYKLYPPEKRGTGMGIYGLGVILGPALGPALGGGLVDAFGWQSIFFASLPIAALALVMALRYMPKAPANQKPMPLDIIGLMILLAAILGLLWAFSNGKTWGWSHPAILLAFTVALAGMLCFIWRCKTTAHPLVHLDVFSAPGVWSCTLITLCLGASLYGSTYLIPLFSQQILHFTPTESGLLLMPAGIASALMFPVAGVLADRLPPYLSIMLGMLLFALSCLLFSLIDQTAVFLWLATIAIIGRVGISLIFPALNTGTLRLLPAQMLASGAALFSFIRQLGSAVGVNGVSIWLDWRQHLHHSQLQQSDTEQLWNNALSHYVYHWLTGHEQLQMLCQQDCSSQLNQLLPDLLGFSDSFLSMMLIALLILIPAWRLKNHIQPRPRLEAKASNR from the coding sequence ATGTACGAATCCCTGATGGATGACCCGCTCGAAGCCCTCAAGGCCAGATATGGTAAGGGTTATCGCCTGCGCGCCATGCTGACGGTAATGCTAGGCACACTGTCGGCGCTACTGGCATCGACCATGATCAATGTAGCCATCCCGCAGATGATGACGACCTTTGATGTGCCACAAACCGAGGCACAATGGCTGGTCACTGGTTTTCTGGCCTGTATGACAGCATCGATGCTGGCCAGTGCCTGGTTTCTGCGTGAGTTTGGTCAGCGCGGTAGTTATGTCATCTGTATTGGCTTGTTTGCTCTTGCTGCCGTGCTGGGCGGGCTCAGCTCCAACTTCTGGCTGCTGGTGCTGTCGCGCTGCCTGCAAGGTGCTATGGCCGGTGTGATTCAGCCGCTCGGCATCATCACCATCTATAAACTGTATCCGCCGGAAAAGCGTGGTACCGGCATGGGCATTTACGGCCTTGGCGTGATTCTGGGGCCGGCACTAGGGCCGGCACTGGGCGGGGGTCTGGTGGATGCCTTCGGCTGGCAGTCAATCTTCTTTGCCTCTCTGCCGATTGCTGCCCTCGCTCTGGTCATGGCGCTGCGCTATATGCCCAAGGCGCCTGCGAATCAGAAACCCATGCCACTGGATATCATCGGCCTGATGATTCTGCTGGCTGCGATTCTCGGTCTGCTCTGGGCCTTCTCCAACGGCAAGACGTGGGGCTGGAGCCACCCGGCTATTCTGCTTGCCTTCACGGTAGCACTCGCTGGCATGCTCTGCTTTATCTGGCGCTGCAAGACGACGGCTCATCCGCTGGTGCATCTGGATGTGTTCAGTGCGCCCGGTGTCTGGAGCTGCACCCTGATTACATTATGTCTGGGCGCCAGCCTGTATGGTTCGACATACCTGATCCCGCTGTTCAGTCAGCAAATACTGCACTTCACTCCGACCGAATCGGGCTTGCTGCTGATGCCTGCCGGGATTGCTTCGGCATTGATGTTTCCGGTGGCCGGGGTACTGGCGGACCGGCTGCCGCCCTATCTCAGTATCATGCTGGGTATGCTGCTGTTTGCTCTGTCGTGCCTGCTGTTCTCCCTGATTGACCAGACCGCCGTATTCCTCTGGCTGGCGACCATCGCCATCATTGGCCGGGTCGGTATCAGTCTGATCTTTCCGGCACTGAACACCGGCACCCTGCGCCTGTTACCGGCGCAAATGCTGGCCAGTGGCGCGGCCCTGTTCAGCTTTATTCGTCAGCTGGGCAGTGCGGTAGGGGTCAACGGTGTATCGATCTGGCTGGACTGGCGGCAGCATCTGCATCACAGCCAGTTGCAGCAAAGCGACACAGAGCAGCTGTGGAACAATGCTCTGAGTCATTACGTCTACCACTGGCTGACCGGCCACGAGCAGCTGCAGATGCTGTGCCAGCAGGACTGCAGCAGCCAGCTGAATCAGTTACTGCCCGATTTGCTGGGCTTCAGTGACAGTTTTCTCAGCATGATGCTGATTGCCCTGCTGATTCTGATCCCGGCGTGGCGCCTGAAAAACCATATTCAGCCGCGCCCCCGTCTGGAAGCGAAGGCCAGTAACCGTTGA
- a CDS encoding ABC transporter substrate-binding protein, protein MLSRRTVLGTLSALAFAATLPTAFAAEQMYIPIVSKGFQHQFWQAVKAGADQAAKEFNVRITFEGPDSEAMVDRQIDMLSAALANKPAAIGFAALDSQAAIPLLRQAKDAGIPIVAFDSGVDSDIPVTTAATDNLAAAALAADKMAELIGNKGQVAVVAHDQTSRTGIDRRDGFLNRMKEAHPDIEVVTVQYGQGDQLKSTEVAKAILTANPDLKGIFGTNEGSAIGVVNAVNEMNAKNLVVIGFDSGKAQTDAIRSGIEAGAITQNPVGIGYETVKAAVEATQGKQLPKVIDTGFYYYDKSNIDDPKIAAVLYQ, encoded by the coding sequence ATGTTGTCACGTCGCACCGTACTGGGCACCCTCAGCGCCCTGGCTTTTGCCGCTACTCTGCCAACCGCCTTTGCCGCTGAGCAGATGTATATTCCCATCGTCTCCAAAGGCTTCCAGCACCAGTTCTGGCAGGCGGTAAAAGCCGGTGCTGATCAGGCGGCAAAGGAGTTCAATGTCCGCATCACCTTTGAAGGCCCCGACAGCGAAGCCATGGTCGACAGGCAGATCGACATGCTGTCGGCAGCCCTTGCCAACAAGCCTGCCGCTATAGGCTTTGCCGCCCTCGACAGTCAGGCCGCCATCCCGCTGCTGCGTCAGGCCAAAGACGCCGGTATTCCGATAGTCGCCTTTGACAGCGGTGTCGACAGCGACATCCCGGTGACCACTGCCGCTACCGATAACCTGGCCGCCGCTGCACTGGCTGCCGACAAGATGGCTGAACTGATCGGCAACAAAGGTCAGGTCGCGGTGGTAGCCCATGACCAGACCAGCCGCACCGGCATTGATCGCCGCGACGGCTTCCTCAACCGTATGAAAGAAGCGCATCCCGATATCGAAGTCGTTACCGTGCAGTACGGTCAGGGCGATCAGCTCAAATCCACGGAGGTGGCCAAAGCCATCCTCACCGCCAATCCCGATCTGAAAGGTATCTTCGGCACCAATGAAGGCTCAGCCATTGGGGTTGTGAACGCCGTCAACGAAATGAATGCCAAAAATCTGGTGGTGATCGGTTTTGACTCCGGCAAGGCCCAGACCGATGCCATTCGCAGCGGCATTGAAGCCGGTGCCATTACCCAGAATCCGGTAGGTATCGGCTATGAAACCGTCAAAGCGGCCGTCGAAGCGACACAGGGCAAGCAGCTGCCCAAGGTTATCGATACCGGCTTCTACTATTACGACAAGAGCAATATAGACGATCCGAAGATCGCCGCGGTGCTCTATCAATAA
- a CDS encoding altronate dehydratase family protein gives MSDHPLTIRLHPHDNIVVALADIPEGQLLTGIGTTSDYIVRGHKIAARHIPAGANVIRYGQIIGQARQDIAAGAHVHVHNLGMSEHSHDYGFSSACEALPVATEQRTFQGYRRADGRAGTRNYLGILTSVNCAGSVARFIAEAAEKSGLLNDYPHIDGIVPIVHSTGCGMSGKDEGYQTLFRTLAGYAQHPNFGGILLVGLGCEVMQIDALVGGQPIRADGVLRYMTIQAEGGTRKTIERGLAELKGIAELANRAGREPIPVAEIMVGMQCGGSDGYSGITANPALGYASDLLVRHGGTTILSETSEIYGAEHLLTRRAISREVGEKLIARVHWWEDYCARNGGELDNNPSPGNKRGGLTTILEKSLGAVAKSGSAPLTDVYLFGEKIDKHGFVFMDSPGFDPCSVTGQVASGANLIIFTTGRGSVSGFKPTPCIKIATNSEMYQRMADDMDLNCGDIINEGVSIEAKGHELFELLIRVASGEQTKSEALGFGGAEFVPWQIGAVM, from the coding sequence ATGAGCGACCACCCTCTCACCATTCGTCTGCACCCTCATGACAATATCGTCGTTGCACTTGCCGATATTCCCGAAGGACAGCTACTGACCGGCATCGGCACCACGTCCGACTATATTGTCCGCGGCCACAAGATTGCCGCCCGGCACATCCCGGCGGGCGCCAATGTGATTCGCTACGGCCAGATTATCGGCCAGGCCCGGCAGGATATCGCGGCGGGCGCTCATGTCCATGTCCATAACCTTGGCATGAGTGAACACTCCCACGACTATGGTTTCTCCAGCGCCTGCGAAGCGCTGCCAGTGGCGACCGAACAGCGTACCTTTCAGGGTTATCGCCGCGCCGATGGCCGCGCAGGCACCCGCAATTATCTGGGCATTCTGACCTCGGTAAACTGCGCAGGCTCGGTAGCCCGCTTTATTGCCGAAGCAGCAGAAAAGTCTGGCCTGCTCAATGACTACCCCCATATCGATGGCATCGTGCCTATTGTCCACAGCACCGGCTGCGGCATGTCCGGCAAGGACGAAGGCTACCAGACGCTGTTCCGTACTCTGGCCGGCTATGCTCAGCATCCGAATTTCGGCGGCATTTTGCTGGTCGGGCTGGGCTGTGAGGTGATGCAGATTGATGCACTGGTCGGTGGCCAGCCCATTCGTGCCGATGGTGTGCTGCGTTATATGACGATTCAGGCGGAAGGGGGCACCCGCAAAACCATCGAGCGTGGCCTTGCGGAACTGAAAGGCATCGCCGAGCTGGCTAATCGTGCCGGACGCGAGCCTATTCCGGTGGCGGAAATCATGGTGGGCATGCAGTGTGGTGGCTCTGATGGCTATTCCGGTATCACTGCCAATCCGGCACTGGGCTATGCGTCCGACCTGCTGGTCCGTCATGGCGGCACCACCATTCTTTCGGAAACCTCGGAAATCTACGGTGCCGAGCACCTGCTGACACGCCGTGCCATCTCTCGCGAAGTCGGCGAAAAGCTGATTGCCCGCGTGCACTGGTGGGAAGACTACTGTGCCCGCAATGGCGGTGAGCTGGACAACAATCCCAGCCCCGGCAACAAGCGAGGCGGCCTGACCACCATTCTGGAAAAATCACTCGGTGCCGTTGCCAAAAGTGGCAGTGCCCCGCTGACCGACGTGTATCTGTTCGGTGAGAAGATCGACAAACACGGCTTTGTCTTTATGGACAGCCCCGGCTTCGACCCCTGCTCCGTCACCGGACAGGTGGCCTCTGGTGCCAACCTGATCATCTTCACCACAGGTCGTGGCTCGGTCTCCGGCTTTAAACCCACTCCCTGCATCAAAATCGCCACCAATAGCGAAATGTATCAGCGCATGGCCGATGACATGGACCTGAACTGCGGCGACATCATCAATGAGGGCGTCAGCATCGAGGCCAAAGGACACGAGCTGTTTGAACTGCTGATCCGGGTGGCCTCCGGCGAACAGACCAAGAGCGAGGCACTGGGCTTTGGTGGCGCCGAGTTCGTGCCCTGGCAGATAGGCGCCGTGATGTAA
- a CDS encoding sugar ABC transporter ATP-binding protein, which yields MTLLVEMKGIEKRFPGVHALKGIHFDLHEGEVHALMGENGAGKSTLMKVLSGIYQPDGGEFRLRGEAVQLLGPRAAQAQGIGIIHQELSLMNDLTVAQNVFIGREPRRSFGRLDDAQLNRQTADIFARMNLQLDPEAIVGELTIAKQQMIEIAKALSFRSRILIMDEPTAALNDAEVRELFTIIRQLRSEGVGIVYISHKMDEIKQIADRVTVMRDGEYVATVQAADTPLSQIIAMMVGRDVKQQVASIPAQQHAEVVLEVSGLQRGREIRDVSFCVRKGEILGFAGLMGAGRTEVARAIFGADPLQAGEIKVHGQPCQIRSPHDAVRAGIGYLSEDRKRFGLATGMDVRANIAMTSIDRFASRIGTLDEHGMQRTAQNYIQQLGIRTPSDEQQVALLSGGNQQKVVIAKWLLRDCDVLIFDEPTRGIDVGAKAEIYTLLEALAAQGRAVIVISSELPEVMRLSHRIAVMCEGRLTGILPGGNNTTQEQIMALATQRETVSHQAGAQ from the coding sequence GTGACCTTACTTGTTGAAATGAAAGGCATCGAGAAACGCTTCCCCGGAGTACATGCCCTCAAAGGCATCCACTTCGATCTGCATGAGGGTGAAGTGCACGCCCTGATGGGCGAAAACGGTGCGGGTAAATCCACGCTTATGAAAGTGCTATCGGGCATCTATCAGCCCGATGGCGGCGAATTTCGCCTGCGCGGCGAAGCGGTGCAGCTGCTGGGCCCGCGTGCAGCACAGGCACAGGGCATCGGCATCATTCATCAGGAGCTGAGCCTGATGAATGACCTGACCGTGGCCCAGAACGTCTTTATCGGTCGCGAACCCCGGCGCTCCTTTGGCCGTCTGGACGATGCTCAGCTCAACCGCCAGACCGCCGACATCTTTGCCCGTATGAACCTGCAGCTCGACCCCGAAGCCATCGTCGGTGAGCTGACCATTGCCAAACAGCAGATGATTGAAATAGCCAAGGCGCTGTCGTTCCGCTCGCGCATTCTGATCATGGATGAGCCTACCGCTGCACTGAACGATGCCGAAGTACGCGAGCTGTTCACCATCATCCGCCAGCTGCGTTCTGAGGGCGTCGGTATTGTCTATATCAGCCACAAGATGGATGAGATCAAACAGATCGCTGACCGCGTCACCGTGATGCGCGACGGCGAGTACGTCGCCACAGTGCAGGCGGCGGATACACCACTCAGTCAGATCATCGCAATGATGGTGGGCCGCGACGTCAAACAGCAGGTGGCGAGTATTCCGGCACAGCAGCACGCCGAGGTGGTACTCGAAGTCAGCGGACTGCAACGCGGCCGGGAGATTCGCGATGTCAGCTTCTGCGTGCGCAAGGGCGAGATTCTGGGCTTTGCCGGTTTGATGGGGGCAGGCCGTACCGAAGTGGCCCGAGCCATCTTTGGCGCCGACCCGCTGCAGGCAGGTGAAATCAAAGTCCACGGCCAGCCCTGCCAGATTCGCTCACCCCATGACGCCGTGCGGGCAGGTATCGGTTATCTGTCGGAAGACCGCAAGCGCTTTGGCCTCGCCACCGGCATGGATGTGCGGGCCAATATTGCCATGACCAGCATCGACAGGTTTGCCAGTCGCATCGGCACGCTCGATGAACATGGCATGCAGCGTACCGCCCAGAACTACATCCAGCAGCTGGGTATCCGCACCCCTTCCGATGAGCAGCAGGTGGCCCTGCTGTCAGGCGGCAACCAGCAGAAAGTGGTGATCGCCAAGTGGTTACTGCGTGACTGTGATGTGCTGATTTTCGATGAGCCGACACGAGGCATCGACGTCGGCGCCAAAGCCGAAATCTATACGTTGCTGGAAGCACTGGCGGCACAGGGGCGGGCGGTCATCGTCATCTCTTCGGAACTGCCCGAGGTCATGCGCCTGAGCCATCGCATTGCGGTCATGTGTGAGGGCCGGCTGACCGGCATTCTGCCGGGCGGCAACAACACCACACAGGAACAGATCATGGCGCTGGCGACCCAGCGTGAAACCGTTTCCCATCAGGCAGGAGCACAATAA
- a CDS encoding fumarylacetoacetate hydrolase family protein, with translation MKLLRYGPRGQEKPGLLDEQGQVRDLSAIIPDLAGQALTADRLARLQQLDINQLPVVSGTPQQDLRLGPCVAQTGKFICIGLNYADHAAESGMPVPPEPVIFGKWTSAIVGPDDDVLIPRGSEKTDWEVELGVVIGDGGSYIDEADAMKHVAGFCVINDISEREYQLERAGTWDKGKGCDTFGPTGPWLVTADEVGDFNNLSIWLEVDGERLQNGNTSTMVFKVPELIAYCSRFMSLQPGDIISTGTPPGVGLGFKPPRYLKGGEVMRLGIDGLGVQQQRVKRQGE, from the coding sequence ATGAAACTACTGCGCTATGGCCCCCGTGGTCAGGAAAAGCCCGGCCTGCTGGATGAGCAGGGTCAGGTTCGCGATCTGTCAGCGATCATCCCCGATCTGGCCGGGCAGGCTCTCACTGCCGACCGTCTGGCCCGGCTGCAGCAACTGGATATCAACCAGCTGCCCGTCGTCAGTGGCACACCACAGCAGGATCTGCGCCTTGGCCCCTGCGTGGCACAGACAGGCAAATTTATCTGTATCGGCCTGAACTATGCCGATCACGCGGCAGAGTCAGGAATGCCTGTGCCGCCGGAACCGGTGATATTCGGCAAGTGGACCTCCGCCATCGTCGGCCCGGATGATGATGTTCTGATCCCCAGAGGCTCGGAAAAGACCGACTGGGAGGTTGAGCTGGGGGTCGTGATTGGCGACGGCGGAAGCTACATCGACGAAGCCGATGCCATGAAGCATGTGGCCGGATTCTGCGTGATCAACGATATTTCCGAACGCGAATACCAGCTCGAACGTGCAGGCACCTGGGATAAAGGCAAAGGCTGCGACACCTTCGGCCCGACGGGCCCCTGGCTGGTCACCGCAGATGAAGTAGGCGACTTCAACAACCTCAGCATCTGGCTGGAGGTGGACGGTGAACGCCTGCAAAACGGCAACACCAGCACCATGGTGTTTAAAGTGCCTGAGCTTATCGCCTACTGCAGCCGCTTTATGAGCCTGCAGCCGGGCGACATCATCTCTACCGGAACGCCGCCCGGCGTCGGGCTCGGCTTCAAACCACCGCGCTATCTCAAGGGTGGCGAAGTGATGCGTCTGGGGATCGACGGTCTTGGCGTACAGCAACAGCGCGTTAAACGGCAGGGAGAGTAA
- a CDS encoding SDR family oxidoreductase, producing the protein MRLEGKTILITAAGQGIGRASALACAREGATVIATDINSDTLASLAQQSPRISVHTLNVTDPAAITALAASLPDLDGLFNCAGFVHHGSLLELSDEDWQFSLDLNVTSMVRMSRALLPGMLRQAERQGSAAILNMASMASSIKGFPVRTAYGATKAAVIGLTKAIAADFVKQGIRCNALCPGTVDTPSLRGRIAAAADPVQAEKDFIARQPMGRLAQVDDITPLVVYLLSDESRFVSGQAMLVDGGVTI; encoded by the coding sequence ATGCGGCTTGAAGGTAAAACCATTCTGATCACCGCGGCAGGCCAGGGTATCGGCCGGGCCAGCGCGCTGGCCTGTGCCCGCGAAGGCGCTACGGTGATCGCCACCGATATCAACAGCGACACGCTGGCCAGTCTGGCCCAGCAGTCACCGCGCATCAGCGTGCATACCCTCAATGTCACCGACCCGGCGGCCATCACCGCACTGGCGGCCAGCCTGCCGGATCTCGACGGCCTGTTTAACTGCGCCGGTTTTGTCCATCACGGCTCCCTGCTGGAGCTGTCCGATGAAGACTGGCAGTTCAGCCTGGATCTGAATGTCACCTCTATGGTGCGCATGAGCCGGGCACTGCTGCCCGGTATGTTGCGTCAGGCTGAACGTCAGGGTTCAGCGGCCATTCTCAACATGGCGTCGATGGCATCCTCGATCAAAGGTTTTCCGGTGCGCACCGCCTACGGTGCCACCAAAGCAGCCGTCATCGGTCTGACTAAGGCCATTGCCGCCGACTTTGTGAAGCAGGGTATACGTTGCAATGCGCTGTGCCCCGGCACGGTGGATACCCCTTCCCTGCGTGGCCGCATTGCCGCAGCAGCCGATCCGGTACAGGCAGAGAAAGACTTTATTGCCCGCCAGCCCATGGGGCGCCTCGCTCAGGTCGATGACATCACCCCACTGGTGGTGTATCTGCTGAGTGATGAAAGTCGTTTCGTCAGCGGCCAGGCCATGCTGGTCGATGGCGGGGTCACCATCTGA
- a CDS encoding aldo/keto reductase, translated as MSIIRQRTFDRGELTISELGFGGAGLGNLFRPVSNAQAQSAIDCAWQQGVRYFDTAPHYGSGLSERRLGLALHERPRQQWLLSSKVGRLLSPIAGVTHADGECYMQAAPFQRLYDYSYDGVMRSFEDSLQRLGVSQIDILYMHDIGRLTHGDAHAAHFATAMDGGHKAMVELREQGLVKAIGLGVNEWEVCDEALNHADFDCFMVANCFTLLNNSITEHFTERCRSRQISLVVAAPFNSGVLAKGSAGAGHYFYGDTPDAVIQQVMALEEICKAFNIPLQAAAIQFPLLYSCVKTVVIGMTHADRIEQNLSWYHQPVPAEFWQTLVQQGHIRAFD; from the coding sequence GTGAGCATTATCAGGCAACGCACCTTTGATCGTGGTGAGCTGACAATCAGTGAGCTGGGCTTTGGCGGCGCGGGGCTCGGCAACCTGTTCCGTCCGGTCAGTAATGCGCAGGCACAGTCTGCCATCGACTGTGCCTGGCAGCAGGGTGTGCGCTATTTTGACACGGCCCCCCACTATGGCTCTGGGTTATCCGAGCGGCGTCTGGGTCTGGCGCTGCACGAGCGGCCACGTCAGCAGTGGCTGCTGTCGAGTAAAGTCGGCAGGCTGCTCAGCCCTATTGCCGGCGTTACCCACGCTGACGGCGAATGCTATATGCAGGCCGCGCCCTTTCAGCGCCTTTATGACTACTCCTACGACGGCGTCATGCGTTCCTTTGAAGACTCCCTGCAACGGCTGGGCGTCAGCCAGATCGACATTCTCTATATGCACGATATCGGCCGCCTGACCCACGGTGATGCGCACGCCGCCCACTTTGCCACGGCAATGGACGGCGGCCACAAAGCCATGGTTGAACTGCGCGAACAGGGGCTGGTGAAAGCCATTGGTCTGGGCGTCAATGAATGGGAGGTCTGCGATGAGGCGCTCAATCACGCTGACTTCGACTGCTTTATGGTCGCCAACTGCTTCACCCTGCTGAATAACAGCATTACAGAACACTTCACCGAGCGTTGTCGCAGCAGGCAAATATCACTGGTGGTGGCCGCTCCCTTCAACTCCGGCGTGCTGGCCAAAGGCTCAGCGGGAGCCGGCCACTACTTTTATGGCGACACACCGGATGCCGTGATCCAGCAGGTCATGGCACTGGAGGAAATCTGCAAGGCCTTCAACATCCCCCTGCAGGCCGCCGCCATTCAGTTCCCGCTGCTTTATTCCTGCGTTAAAACTGTCGTCATCGGCATGACGCACGCCGACCGAATCGAACAAAACCTGTCGTGGTATCACCAGCCTGTCCCCGCTGAATTTTGGCAGACGCTGGTGCAGCAGGGGCATATCCGGGCCTTTGATTAA
- a CDS encoding ABC transporter permease, which translates to MTTTVHTPKSAATPGLISRLLNSGTHQRLLAFTSLIILLVVFSLASPHFMQTSNIIAILQATSVNGVLAVAATLVIITGGIDLSVGTLMTFTAVIAGVVLTFAGMPLPLGILAAIAAGVFCGFCSGSFIAKMKIPPFIATLGMMLILKGLSLVISGTRPIYFNNTPGFDQISRGSLIGDLLPALPIPNGVLILFLVALAASYVLRRTVLGRYTFALGSNEEAVRLSGVNTDRWKIAVYALAGGICGIAGILIASRLNSAQPALGMGYELEAIAAVVIGGTSLSGGKGTILGTLIGALIMAVLTNGLRVLSVAQEWQTVVTGAIIILAVYADMARRKKS; encoded by the coding sequence ATGACAACAACCGTGCACACCCCCAAAAGCGCTGCGACTCCCGGGCTGATCAGCCGTCTGCTTAACAGCGGTACCCACCAGCGGCTGCTGGCGTTTACCAGTCTGATCATTCTGCTGGTCGTGTTTTCGCTGGCCTCTCCGCACTTTATGCAGACCTCCAACATCATCGCCATCCTGCAGGCCACTTCCGTCAACGGTGTGCTGGCGGTGGCCGCCACCCTGGTGATTATTACCGGCGGCATTGATCTGTCGGTCGGCACCCTGATGACCTTCACCGCAGTGATCGCCGGAGTGGTACTGACCTTTGCCGGCATGCCGCTGCCACTGGGTATACTCGCCGCCATTGCCGCCGGGGTGTTCTGCGGTTTCTGCTCCGGCAGCTTTATCGCCAAGATGAAGATTCCGCCCTTTATCGCCACCCTCGGCATGATGCTGATTCTCAAGGGACTGTCGCTGGTGATTTCCGGCACCCGCCCGATTTACTTCAACAACACACCGGGGTTTGACCAGATTTCACGGGGCTCGCTGATCGGTGATCTGCTGCCCGCCCTGCCGATCCCTAACGGCGTGCTGATTCTGTTTCTGGTGGCTCTCGCGGCATCCTACGTCCTGCGTCGCACGGTGCTCGGCCGCTATACCTTTGCCCTCGGCTCCAACGAAGAGGCGGTCAGACTCTCAGGCGTCAATACTGACCGCTGGAAGATCGCCGTCTACGCACTGGCCGGAGGCATCTGTGGCATCGCCGGGATACTGATTGCCTCTCGTCTGAACTCCGCTCAGCCCGCCCTCGGCATGGGTTATGAACTGGAAGCCATCGCCGCCGTGGTGATCGGCGGCACCTCCCTGTCCGGCGGTAAGGGCACCATTCTCGGCACGCTGATTGGCGCCCTGATCATGGCCGTCCTGACCAACGGCCTGCGGGTACTGTCCGTGGCGCAGGAATGGCAGACGGTTGTAACCGGCGCCATCATCATTCTGGCGGTCTACGCCGACATGGCACGCAGAAAGAAAAGTTAA
- a CDS encoding TetR/AcrR family transcriptional regulator — protein sequence MPTSKDSHSASPRRRQRKRGIETRDNILDAAEATFANEGLNASMRRIMAVAGVNVASIHYHFGTREDLLNAVLERRAASITQARLVMLDDALAKDDVKIEDIIKALYLPYFDPSRTSDPGWMNYLKVRNKLIGEQHSGVSQQVKQHFNNMHQRFIDALRRVFPDMPEKEIYWRYHCMIAISTQSSATPYRIIEISHGLCNPKDFDELITHVIPLLVHLWSAPYQQES from the coding sequence ATGCCGACATCCAAAGATAGCCATTCAGCCTCTCCCCGCCGTCGCCAGCGCAAACGCGGGATAGAAACGCGGGACAATATCCTGGACGCCGCCGAGGCTACCTTCGCCAATGAGGGGTTGAACGCCTCCATGCGCCGCATCATGGCGGTCGCTGGTGTCAACGTTGCTTCCATCCACTATCACTTCGGTACCCGCGAAGATCTGCTCAATGCCGTGCTGGAGCGCCGTGCTGCCAGTATTACGCAGGCTCGTCTGGTGATGCTGGATGACGCGCTGGCCAAGGATGACGTCAAGATCGAAGACATCATCAAAGCGCTATACCTGCCCTACTTCGACCCCAGCCGGACGTCTGATCCGGGCTGGATGAACTATCTCAAGGTGCGTAACAAGCTGATCGGTGAGCAGCACAGCGGTGTCAGTCAGCAGGTCAAGCAGCACTTCAACAACATGCACCAGCGCTTTATCGATGCCCTGCGGCGGGTCTTTCCCGATATGCCGGAGAAGGAGATCTACTGGCGTTATCACTGCATGATCGCTATCTCAACCCAGTCTTCGGCGACCCCTTATCGCATCATCGAAATCTCCCACGGGCTGTGTAACCCGAAGGATTTTGATGAGCTGATCACCCATGTCATCCCTTTGCTCGTGCATCTGTGGTCAGCGCCCTATCAGCAGGAAAGCTGA